In the Candidatus Woesearchaeota archaeon genome, one interval contains:
- a CDS encoding sodium:calcium antiporter: MILELFFLIAGIFFLVKGADLLIEGASSLARKLGVSELIVGLTIVSLGTSLPELMVNIFAAFEGSSDLAFGNVIGSNLANTLLVLGVGAIIYSISVKQDTVFKEIPFNILAVVALATLANDAYIDHITPSQLSRIDGIMLLLFFGIFVYYLFEIARSSRVPSLDGVSATFTKLLTQIGIGAIGLFIGGEWVVDGAIYVAKTLGVSEFLISATIVAFGTSLPELVTTIVSAMKKNVDILVGNIIGSNILNIFLILGLTAVIKPVLLPAQITFDILFLLVSTFLFFFLLLGKGARLRRKHGIIFVLSYLFYVGFIVMRG; the protein is encoded by the coding sequence ATGATCTTAGAGCTTTTCTTCCTCATAGCAGGAATCTTCTTTCTTGTTAAGGGAGCAGATCTTCTTATTGAGGGAGCATCTTCGCTTGCAAGAAAACTAGGTGTTTCTGAACTCATAGTAGGTCTTACTATTGTTTCTTTAGGAACATCCCTTCCTGAGCTTATGGTAAATATTTTTGCCGCGTTTGAAGGTAGTTCTGATCTTGCATTTGGTAATGTTATTGGTTCCAATCTTGCAAACACTCTTCTCGTGTTGGGAGTAGGTGCAATCATCTATTCTATTAGTGTTAAACAAGACACCGTCTTTAAAGAGATCCCGTTCAATATCCTTGCAGTTGTTGCTCTTGCAACGCTTGCAAATGATGCCTATATAGACCACATTACGCCAAGCCAACTCTCGCGTATTGATGGGATTATGCTATTGCTATTCTTTGGCATCTTCGTCTACTACCTTTTTGAAATTGCACGGTCCTCAAGGGTCCCCTCTCTTGACGGTGTTTCAGCCACTTTCACCAAATTACTTACGCAAATAGGCATTGGTGCCATTGGTCTGTTTATCGGCGGGGAGTGGGTTGTTGATGGTGCGATATACGTTGCAAAGACGTTGGGAGTATCTGAATTTCTTATTTCAGCAACCATTGTTGCGTTTGGAACATCTCTTCCAGAACTGGTAACCACTATTGTCTCTGCAATGAAGAAAAACGTAGACATCCTTGTTGGAAACATTATTGGTTCCAATATTTTGAACATTTTTCTTATCCTAGGACTTACCGCAGTAATTAAACCAGTTCTTTTGCCTGCTCAAATAACCTTTGATATCTTATTCCTCTTAGTAAGCACGTTCCTTTTCTTCTTCT